The Leishmania panamensis strain MHOM/PA/94/PSC-1 chromosome 23 sequence DNA window TCACAGTCCACCGCGAATGCCCCCACCATGGGAGTTCGCCCAGCTGGCCGCGCGCCCGCTGCCCTGGCAAGTGTGCCACAACACTCTTCATTGACGAAGTTCTCTCGACGGCTGCAGGCACGGCCAGCCACTACATCGATCTCGCCTCGAAGTGTAGCGACAAAGGTGAGAGGGAGCCGAGAAAATACGCCGCTTAAGCAGAGAGTGCTGGCTGAATGCCGCACCCTTGCCACCCCGCACCGACGAACGAATGGATCGCCAGCTGCTATTCcacgcggcagcgatgcacctCGCGTGCACGTGAGAATAAATACCGCAGTGTCCGTGGCCCGTCGCTGCATGTCGTCCCTCCCTAGAACAACACGAAGGATGGCCATAGCGCATCCACGTCGCTCCTCATCtgtggcgacgccgctgtcgaaGAAGTCGCGGTCGCCCAGCCGAGCCACACCCCGCTCTGTTTCTCGACTCACTACGCGCCCCCCGCAGGTGCCGCCTAACACGCGTTGTTGTGCCAGCACACTGACAAATGctaagcagcagcatcggccCTCTGCGCCACGCCACATCGCTAACGCACCCTCTGCTACCGTCTCCCACACCTGTATTCCACGGCCGCGGCACGCGAGCACCGACGCAGGCTTTGGGGGGCATGTCAACGAGCCTTTTGCCACGTACGCGTGGTTGCCCTCCTCGCTGGCGTCGCGAGAAAACGTGGAGCCACTCAGCGCTATGCCCATGCCATCATCTGCGTTTAATcgctcctctgctgcgccgtctaCTCGCAGCGCGACCCCACCAACCATCTCTGCAGCAACGCTAAGGAACGTGTGCGGTGCTGTCCAGCCTACGTCCACACCATTGCAAGTGCACGCGGCGCATCGCTGCAAGTTGCATCCCGGGCTGACCTGTTCACTGCGGGCCGCCAGCTCTATCGAGCCTGCCTTCTTGGTCCACGAGATTCCGCCCGCATCAGCCCTAGTCCTGCCAGACTCCAGTGACGCCCAACTACGGCAACTCTTCGCAACGCTCTTCGTGCGCACCAGCGACTCGACGTGGTCGCTTCACCGACATATTCTACCCTTCCTGGCGGCTCGCCAGAACTGCATCATGCCCGTTTCGCCGTCGCAGGTGGCTGCGTTTGTTGGGTTCGCTGACCACAGCGACGGAGGGGTGCAGGTGAAGGAGCGCACCGGTGTGGCTGGTGACACCCATAACGAGCGCAGCCTATGTGATGGGCCGCGGATCACCAAAGCCATGAGCCGCTTTGCTTCGCAGCTATGCTACTGGTTCGTGTACGTGGGTGTCCTAGGGAGCAGTGAAGCAATTCACTGGGACACCTTGCTGATGCCGTTGGAAAGCACCTCAGCTCCCTCTCACAGGTCATTTTTATGGGGTAATGACACTGCTGGTagcaccgcagctgcacgagcacCCATGACACGAAGCAATAGCCCCTCTGTCCATCCTGCCACTCCCGAGAAGCagccctgctgccgctcaccGCACCAATCACTCTCCAACTTCCCAGCCGTATCGTCACCGACGCAATGTGTCGGCACCGTCACGGAAGTGCCGATCCAGTGCCAGCACCGGCGCATGCCAGATGACGgggacgatgacgatgaagAGAACAGCCCAACGAGCACCATGCTGTGGCACACCGATCAGCTGGACAACTCGACTTTGGGCTttgccgccacctcgccagTCGCATCCGTAGAGTTCCGCTCCGTTGTCAAAGTGCCACCGGTAGTGCAAGAAGTGGTGTTCGTGCGCGGCTACAAAGTCCTACAAGCCCTGCTGGCTAATCGCGAGGCACAACTGGCACACATGAAAGAGGGCCCCATGGCGGCTCTCTTACGGGCCATCGGTACCGCCGCTGGGGCTGACAAGCGCACAAGCACCAACCTCGAGCAGAGCGCACACTGCCTTGCCGAGCCGCACCCGTCTGTTATTCGCACGGTGTACCGCCGCGTGCGCTTCTACCTTCGCCTGCACGCCTTTGTGCGTGAACTCTGCGTGTATCTGCGCGCGCACCAGGCACGGCCGTGGCAACGGGAGTCGTACATTCTTGAATCTGTCGTTTCCTCACGTCTGCGAGTCACGGCGAGTTTTGCCAGTGTTGACGCGCGCATGGCCGGGAAGGCAAAGATGAGCGCCATCGCGGAAACGAGcacaggtggtggtggcaggtgGAAGCCAGTTCGCGACGCACTTGTGAAAGGGGTGTTGTGCGCAGCATTCCATGCCGCCCCCACCCGCGTCTCCGCTAACTCCCTTCAAACGCTACTCGTTCTGCAGCATGCGGACGCCACACGAGTGGTGCTGCGAGCTGCTGAAGTTATTCGCCGCGACGTCACCGGTGAAGGACTGCCGCACGCATCGAATGCAGTAgtcgcctcgtcctcctttccttcctcccactcctGTGAGGTCTCCACATCTGAAGGCACGACAAGTTCGCGTTTGCCTGTGCAGTTGCTTCGTATCTTTCCGTTGCCGCGCTGGAGCTCCTTGGCGCAACCGGGCACGGCGTCGCCGAAACACGCAACGTCGTTCGACCTGGTTGCCTCATGGGCATTAGGCTTTGCGCTCGCCTTGGCGGTTCTAAGCAATTTCCTCTTCATCTTTGGTGCTCAGCTTGTCTGGACATTGTGGTGGACAACCTCTCGAGAAGCCAGTGCCAACGGCGACACTGCACAGCATCTCCACGTGTTGCACCGTACCTGGATGCTCAGTTTCGTGAAAGAGTGCTCGATTATTCTGCTGCTACTCGCTTGCACTGCACGAGTGGCCCACCGCGCCGGAGAAGTGGTTGCTTCTATTGAAGTGACGCACGCCGTCGTGACTGCTCAGAGTGCGGCTCTCACGCGTGCGTCGGAGGGCTGGCTGCAGGTGGCATGGGCCCTGCACTCCGGCAACAccgtcgctgcgcacgcggTGCAACGCTGTATGGACCGTCTTCGGCTGGTAGGCAATGCAGTCGACGACTTCGAGGCAGCCCCGCTTGGTCTGCGACACGCGCTCTCACGCGGCATGTGGTCTCGGTATTGGTTCGTCTTCTTCATGGCTGCCTTAGTTACTTGCACAATAAAGATGTCGCTGCACCTCGGCCAGTACGTAGAACTCACCGCTGTTGTGATGCTTGCATGGGGGACGAGCGTGGCACGTGTCTGTGAAACCCGtcagcaacgacggcgcGCACTGGCCTGGTGGCTCTATTGTCAAGCGACCACCGCGGAGAGTTTTGCGGAGGATCTTTTGCGTACAGCGGGCGACCGGTGTAGCGAAGCGCTGTCCAGTGGGACAGCCGCCGATGAGAAAGGTGGAtcagctgcgcgagggcTTCTGTCATCTGATTGTGCTTCCCTTCCAACGCTCTGCACGATATCGCTGCCAGTGTTGGAAGAGCTGGCAAAGGTCGCTTGTTTGGTGGAGTGGAGTGAAGGGCGCCTGCTGCCAAGATATCAGGGGTCCCACGGTACTAGCCCTGCGAATCTCGCGGAGCTGACGACGCAGTGGTTCTGGGAGCAGCTGTGCGGCCGCGCCGCTCCAACGTACTCGAAGGGCGTGTCCTCTGTGGCTGTTGTGGAGACTACGATGTGGGCTTGCCGCCGCTCACTCGAAgccgagcagcggcagcgcggtgCAGCTTCCCTACCCGtagcggaggcggtggcctACGTGTTGCCGTGGGCACTCGACTACGAGAaggcactgccaccgctgacCGGCGCACTGGAGGGGTGTCACGACTACCAGGTAAGCGAAGCACTTGCACCCTTTGCTGCGGCCGCATCCAGGgatgccagcgctgccgcccacGCTCCACCCCATAGatccttctcccctctgtcCTCTCACGTATTTCAAGAGAACAGTGCAATGgacgcctccctccctctcgatGTGGAGCTTCGGCGGCTCCCGTACCTATCACAGCTGCAGGGCCGCCTCGTCGTGTGCACCGCATTCGTGCTCGCCTCGCTGAGAGCGGCTCCGCGTGCGATGAGTGAGGCAGTTGGCGGCTGCTCAgcttccttctccacctACATGGGAGAGCGGACGTTTACCCTCCTGGTGTACCTCGTCCATAGCCAGCTGTACGTGACGCCATCGCTGTGGTGCACGAAAGGCTCTGAGAGAGcctcggcggcgcggtggcgtCAGGCGGCAACTCGCACGCGAGATAccttgcagctcctccagcgagtCACACTACTGGCTCAGCAACGTGACGTGCGGGACCCTCCTGCAGGTCGTGCGTACGCAACGGTGCTGCCCTCGGTGCTGCACGCACTCTTCCGTTAATAATGGCGTGACACCCGTCGCACGCGAAACACGCTGGACACAAGAGTTGAGGAGGCTGTGACGTGCGTTGATAcgtgggtgcgtgcgccCACTACATCTGCTCAGCAGTGCCACCTGAGAGGGAGCAGAGTCAAGTGAAACTGTACGAGGGAAGCAAGGGCACCGTGTCGGGACGGGGTGTCGGTCGCCTGGTCTAGCCCGCTGACGTGCTTGTTTGGTTGTTGAGGAGCGTTGATGAGCTGTACGAAACAACTATTTCTCccctgtctccctccccctcccctttcgttCCTGCCACCTCAACCCCTGCAATACCTCACTGTGTCTCGTCGGTAGCTCTCACGCGTGCTACGCCGCGCGGCAATACGCTGTGCTACATgcaccccacacacgcacagaacaGAGTCGAAGGCAATGCAGTCCTCTCTCGTGGCATCACGGTACGCTGAAGGAGATGTATTAGTGTCCAGCGACTCCGCCGTGTCTGGCCCATCATCCTGCTGCGTGTCATCACTTTCGTCTTCTGCGCTCCTCGCCTCTGCCCACCGACGCTGCTACaatgcgctgccgctaccACTGCCATGCTTCTCTCCGCCTAAGCCCTGCGGCGTGGAGCCAGGGTCATGCTCTACTATTTCCCTCGCCAGCATCGGCGGGTTGGTGGGGGAGCTGCTGGCCCTGCTGCGGACTACCGAGTACGACGTGTATCACGTTCAGTGTGTCGCAACAGAGGCTATGGCGTGCCTCCAGATGGTGCACCTGCATCTTATTGAACGCACGTTGATGGACACTGTCGGATTGGTGGAGGCGCTCCCACTGCGAGGGGAAGGATAACATGGGTGTAATGCACCGTCAGTCGTTCATGCACGTGGCTGCCCGATCCACACCGCCTTCCCAAgtcccccctcgcccccacACCGTGCTGGACCCCTTCTGGACAGGTCGCTTTCTCACCCACCCTCTACCTCAGCTGACACAaccgcccacacacacacacacgtacacgacTTGTGTCTGATCTTACGTTCCTGctggtcgctgctgccccatttccttttttcgtttgccGACATTTCGGCTCACtgtctcgtctctctctcctctgctgtaACGGCGAGCGCTTTCATTCTCGAGTTTcatcccttttttttctcgtgcgtgtgtgggcgtagTGCGCACTTTTGTTTCCACCAGGTGCTCACTAGGCAGTGTGGCGAGTCATATGTGCCGCAAGGGAAGGCGCGATGCACATGCAGTCCTGCGACGGTGCGTacgagtgagagagaagcacatgCAGACCTATAAGTGCACACACGGACAGGGAGTGGGGGGTTCAAGTAGTGCAGAAGCAACCGCTGGTGAGCTCCGCATTTCGTGTGGGTGAGTGAATCTGTATAGAGACGCCTCCATATGTATACCCTCGTCATACTGCCCTCGCCTCGTCTCccaccacctgctcctccttgaGTTTGGGTGATTTGCCCCCGACACAAGGCGGAAAACACGCCAGGCGCCTGAATCCTCTCCTGTATTACCTCACTTTAGTCTTTGTCACCCTaatcccctctcttttttcttttccgccTTCACTCTGCttcgccacacacacacacacccacacacacacacatagcagcagcagccagaTCGACGCATCAGAGAGAGGGCGTGAGTACAGAAAGACCGCCACGTGCCACACCTCCACCCAAAGTAGCACAACactggcgcggcggccttctctcccctcatcTTTCGCCTTGTCTTTGGCCACTATCTCTTCGCTTTGTCTTTAGCCTGTGTTCTACCCTCGTCACACTCTGCTCATTCCCCTGTACCGTGTCACGTGCCTTCTACACAACCCACAACCGAAGCCTAATCTCAACCTTCTTCCCTAACTTATCCCCACGGATCTCAGAGAAACATCACGCACGGTGCCGGggcactcctctctcttttttcttttcgctgcctctctcgtcGCTGCTCGTAGTGTGAGTAGAAGCATCGCGTACTGGCGCTTTTTTCCGTTCTgctgcgctcctccccccccctctcgtgTGGTCAGCGTGTGAGGTGTCTTCTCCTTCGTTGAGAGCCACTGCACGACGCGACTCGCATCTCACTGCAATATCGGAGCGAACAAACGTTTttcccacccacgcacgcacacaacaccgCAGCCTTTTGAGCCATCGGACATGTTTGGCAGCCAACCTGTCccggcaacggcgacgcCCGCGCACGGCCCCCAAGTCGATCCGTTTGGTGAGTCCTTCGCCATAACACTAAGCTCGGAGCAtctgcgcgtgcagctgctaTCGCATGGTGCGGCGCTCAACTCTGTGAAGGTGCGCAAACCACACGCCGCAGCAtcaggcagcgctgctgcggagcagGATGGGGAGTGGATGGATGTGTGCCTTGGCTACACAAATCCTGAGGAAGCCTTCAGCACGGACGCGGTGATCGGTCACACCATTGGACGATACGCCGGGCGCATCGCCAATGGCGAGCTCGAGGTGAAAAATGTGCCGTACACACTCGCCAAGAATTGCGGTCCGCACAACCTCCACGGCGGCCCGGTCGGATTTCAAAATAAGGAGTGGAAGTACCTCTTGTCAGACGGCAAGGACGAGACAAGTGTTGCTTTTCACCTCGTCTCACCGCACATGGACCAGGGCTTCCCCGGTGAGCTCTTCGTGACGGCCACCTACAGCATCATCAAGTCAGCCCCGGCCCCCACCCTCAAGTACGTCCTTCAGGCCTCGCTGTCTGACAACACGTCAGTAGACATGACAGTGATCAACCTGACTAACCACGCCTACTGGAACCTCAACGGTGTTCCGCGGCCAGCAGAGGCGGATgccgtggcgccgctgccgcgaaGCATCACGAACCATTACCTGCAGTTGCAGTCCAGGTACTTCGCTGTCACCGATGAATCGAGCATCCCAAATGGCGACATGCGTCCTGTCGAGGGTACCCTGCACGACTACTCGGAGCTGCGCTGCATTGCCGAAGGAATGGAGGCgacaaaggaggagggccgtgacggcggcggctacGACGACCCGGTCGCCCTGGAGACGTGGGACTCGACTCTGCgggaggcagcgctgctgtacagTCCAGCCACGAAGCTACGCATGCGGGTGTGCACCACGAATCCAGTCATTGTCGTCTACACGGCGAACGCCCTGCCGGCCGACGCTTCTGGCGCAAAGGGCCAGCGCTTCCAGCGACACAGTGCCATCTGCTTGGAGTGCCAGTACTTCCCAAACAGCCCCAATGTGCCAGCGTTCCCATCGACGGCGTTGAAGAAGGGCGAGGCGTACaaggagacgacgacgcacGAATTCCAGTTCATGAACGCCGACATCACTCCAGAGGAAAGGCAGCAACGTCATCACTACCCTCCGTCTTAGTGCATGTGTGCTCTTGGGCATCGAGAGAAAAGATGAATAACAAGTTGGGgcgaggggggtgagggCAAAGCACGACACGgtcgagagggagagaggaaggcagaCCTCAgcgtctcccccccccccccacgcgtTGTTGGGGATGGCAGTGCTTCATCTGCCTTCCCCCTCGCGCGCGCAAACCTCACACATTTCCGTGAAGACCGAGTCCTTTTCTTTTGACTTGTACAATTTCGCttctcccccgcccccccccccggcaGCCCACTCGAGTACGCCCGCTGCACACGCTGTCCGCTGATGTCGTTTCTTTAGCTTATCTCGCGTCACTTTTATCTTCTTTTGATTCTCTTTCCTGTACGCGTTCGACCACTCACGCGCATATACACGTGAGAAGTGGGGTGAGGGGCACGTAAAGAACTCGTGAGAAAAGAACTGATGAGAGGgacagaggaggcggggcAGCTAAACTGTGACGGCGGCATAATGAGTGTAGCTGTGCAACCGGCAACGCCCTACTCAGTCTCCCCTATCCTACTTtggttgctctctctctcccgttgTTGCGTGTTTTCGCACCCTCTTTTACTGATTCGCCATCGTCCGTTACCCACGGTGCTGCCTTATTTGTGAATGCACTTCGAGTGcctcgctgtggtggcgggtcctgcgcaccccctcccttttcccctccgcCGCTTTCCTCGTTGGGTTTGCTCTTCTTTACCTTCTGTTTCCCCATCGTGCAGTCGTACCTCACCACCCCCACTTAACGACGGCGGGACACCTCAGCGTGTGTCATCGCGGTGTCCCAGCACCCTCacgcggtgtgtgtgtgtgtgtggaagccgggcagccccccctccatccctgccaatcCCGAACCactgctggtggtgacagggccaaGCACCTAGGACGTGGGGGAGGTCAGTGCGGTGTATCGCTGCCCATGTCGATGGTCAGGTGCTGGAGGGTGTTGCGTCAGAACGGCCTGCAACAGTGAACACGCATGCATTACCCGCgtgatgggcagcgtgccAGTGTGGCTCGAGCGTGCCTCACTCGCTCCTCGCTGCGTACTGGTGTGGGAGGCCTCAGTGCCTCTCCGAGGGGGATGCCCCaggtggagagcggcacaATGGGAGAGACGGTGAGGCGACGTGCGGAGCAGGTGTGGGAGTGGGCAGAGTTTGAGGTAGGAGTCGTGCACcgatgactgagtcggcgcattgcaGCAATGTGCGTGCCTAGCACTGCTTCACACCACGCGGATGGGCCTGTGCGGCAGGCCGGGTGGATAAGGTGGCGTTCGGCCCACGTTGTATGGCAGACAATGGAAGCCTTGGTGAATATGTCGTCGTGTGagtatacgtgtgtgtgtgtgtgcgcgcgcatgACAGTGTGCCCGTTTTGACTCCTTTTGTGCTCGACGAAGCGAAGTAATGAAAAGAAGAAATCGAGTCATGTGAGTGCCATGTGTACTGGCGGAGTagcgagaagggggggaagggtcgtaagaggaagagaaagtaGGATGACCTATAGAATGCCGCTGCTCAAGTGGTCACTCTGTTGGTTTAGACTGCCCACCGGCAGCGCTTGTACGGATGCTCACAACACTGATGTCGACAGCCTCTCCGAACCATGCTCGCTCCTCTGGCCGCTTCGTCTCCTATCGACCTTGCACGCAGATATACGCGCATGCATGCGCTACGCACTGGACCGACAATCGGCTacgagagaaaaacacaagATGAGGATAAAGTGAcgggtggagagggaaatCTCGTACACCCCTATTTACGCGGAAGGACAAagccctcttctccttctctcttgcggATATCAACTCCCTCAACAAATGTCACATCTTCAGCGTCTTTAACCTTTACACCGGGGAAGGAGTGAAAGGGCGAGTGGCCAGATACGAAGGGGCTATCTGACTGGCGAGGAGGCAccggaagcagcagcagacttCACTcattccctccctctctcttcgcccctcctccttcccacacgcgcacaggtACCGCACTCGTTCTCCTCCTGGGCATCGACCATGAACATCGTCACCTCCTACTTTCTCGTTCGCAAGCTGCCCGGCACCCTTGCCATGGGTGGAGACATTCAAAAGAACCAGAAAGCCCGCCAGCGCGAATACATGGAGTGCCTGCGGCTCAATCAGCAACACCCCGGCGTCGCGTCCATTCACCTCATCGTCGAGGGACTCGACGCCTACGAGCACCTGCTAGAGCATGTTCTCTGTAACCCTCACTTCCACAGTGATCCCACGTTGAACTCGTCTACGATGCCAATAACCGcacggcaccgcagcggtcATGTTGCTCCTATCGTACCTGTGGTACGCTTTGCCAGCGGCATGCCCTTGTACGCCGACCTCTTTGCCTATGCAAACCAGCTTCTCTCACACCGCCTCACGATGGTGTGCAACGCGGACGTGTATCTCTCTTCCGACCACTTTTCGCTCTCAGCAGTGCAGGACCTCTTTCGCCAATCCAGCaccatcccccctccccgaaCACCGCTTTGCAGTGAGTCCCACACGAGGACTACGGAGGGGACGGAGGCGGGGGCAACACGGCCCTACTTGGCGCAGAATTGGGGGAACCCCTTGGCACTGGCGCTCACCCGCTACGAGAGCGACAGCCCCCTTGACGCGCCATTCCTGTACGACTATCGTGGCTCGCACGACGCCTTTGTGTTTgtgccgcctgtgccaccGTCGTTTGTGCGCCGTGTCGCCCATCCGCAGAACAGCTACAAGGCGGAGAACATCGTCCTGCACGAGCTTCAGCGAAGCGGATACCTTACATTGAACCCAACGTTGGGGGATGGCGTGCGCCTTGTTCACCACCACGCCGCTGATCTTCGGCAGTGGTTTCCACCGGTAGATGAGTCGCGGTACGGCCGCGCACAACCGAGCACAGTGGCACAGGCGGCATCATGCATCTGTGAGGAGGCACGTGTGCGGTCGCTACCGCTGTGTCTGCATAAGGACTgatttcctctctctgctctctggGTGTTGCGTCTCATGTGTGCAGGTGGAGGGCACGAAACGGCCCCTCTTGTtatttttttccccttcctaCTCAGCTTATGCAGCTCTGCGCGACACTCAGTCCGCCTTCAACGAGCCGAGCGACGCTACTCtgtcgctctcccccctctctctctctgcatttCAGCTCGCGTTGTTTGAGTCACTGGTGCGTACTGCATCGCGATGACAACATAATGATCATCGGTCTGCTAGTCGTGAGGACAACCTTGGCCCCCACTCCCATCGAAGCCTCCATCCTCaacttctcctccttcccttccgcCGTAAATATGTGTCAACCAAGAGCCTGAGCAACCCGAGCAGCTCCCACCGACACTGTTGCATCTCCAGCATGTACGCGTGCGATCTCCTCATTGAGGAAGGCTACGCCACACGATCTTGCTGAAGGATACCACTGGCGTGTATGCGACCCTGTGGGCACGTATGTgtgctttcctcttcctctttccgtCTCTGCTGTTCCACTCTCCAtcgtcctctcctctctgtgcctcttcTCTATCCTTGCTGGTGGATGGGTGGTGTCTTcatctacacacacacacacacacacacacacacgcacgcacgcacccatACAGAGGGTGTGTCTGTAACTcattcgcctctctctctctctcactcagcTGCTGAATGAGCTCTGGACAGTGATCTTTTCGTTGCCTCGCTCTGCTTCAACTcttgcgtttttttttttttgcgttaTTCCTCTTGAAGGGAGGCGAGTTATTTTTGGCCGTCTCACACCAGCCATCTCGCCCTCATCCCTGTCTCTCACTCGCTTACCTCCGCACGCTTCGCTCATAAGCTCACGCCTTCACTATCCCCGTTTGCTCTGTTTTTATTCGAGCTGATTCTTCTCTTTCAGTCAGCCATTCACCAAACCACAGAAGGCATACACACTTGTTTGCTTGTTGTGttgacctctctctctctctctccctctctcccgctgcACCTTTTGCGTAATTCCTCGTACATATTTGTGTGCCTCT harbors:
- a CDS encoding hypothetical protein (TriTrypDB/GeneDB-style sysID: LpmP.23.0450), yielding MHPHLLSQSTANAPTMGVRPAGRAPAALASVPQHSSLTKFSRRLQARPATTSISPRSVATKVRGSRENTPLKQRVLAECRTLATPHRRTNGSPAAIPRGSDAPRVHVRINTAVSVARRCMSSLPRTTRRMAIAHPRRSSSVATPLSKKSRSPSRATPRSVSRLTTRPPQVPPNTRCCASTLTNAKQQHRPSAPRHIANAPSATVSHTCIPRPRHASTDAGFGGHVNEPFATYAWLPSSLASRENVEPLSAMPMPSSAFNRSSAAPSTRSATPPTISAATLRNVCGAVQPTSTPLQVHAAHRCKLHPGLTCSLRAASSIEPAFLVHEIPPASALVLPDSSDAQLRQLFATLFVRTSDSTWSLHRHILPFLAARQNCIMPVSPSQVAAFVGFADHSDGGVQVKERTGVAGDTHNERSLCDGPRITKAMSRFASQLCYWFVYVGVLGSSEAIHWDTLLMPLESTSAPSHRSFLWGNDTAGSTAAARAPMTRSNSPSVHPATPEKQPCCRSPHQSLSNFPAVSSPTQCVGTVTEVPIQCQHRRMPDDGDDDDEENSPTSTMLWHTDQLDNSTLGFAATSPVASVEFRSVVKVPPVVQEVVFVRGYKVLQALLANREAQLAHMKEGPMAALLRAIGTAAGADKRTSTNLEQSAHCLAEPHPSVIRTVYRRVRFYLRLHAFVRELCVYLRAHQARPWQRESYILESVVSSRLRVTASFASVDARMAGKAKMSAIAETSTGGGGRWKPVRDALVKGVLCAAFHAAPTRVSANSLQTLLVLQHADATRVVLRAAEVIRRDVTGEGLPHASNAVVASSSFPSSHSCEVSTSEGTTSSRLPVQLLRIFPLPRWSSLAQPGTASPKHATSFDLVASWALGFALALAVLSNFLFIFGAQLVWTLWWTTSREASANGDTAQHLHVLHRTWMLSFVKECSIILLLLACTARVAHRAGEVVASIEVTHAVVTAQSAALTRASEGWLQVAWALHSGNTVAAHAVQRCMDRLRLVGNAVDDFEAAPLGLRHALSRGMWSRYWFVFFMAALVTCTIKMSLHLGQYVELTAVVMLAWGTSVARVCETRQQRRRALAWWLYCQATTAESFAEDLLRTAGDRCSEALSSGTAADEKGGSAARGLLSSDCASLPTLCTISLPVLEELAKVACLVEWSEGRLLPRYQGSHGTSPANLAELTTQWFWEQLCGRAAPTYSKGVSSVAVVETTMWACRRSLEAEQRQRGAASLPVAEAVAYVLPWALDYEKALPPLTGALEGCHDYQVSEALAPFAAAASRDASAAAHAPPHRSFSPLSSHVFQENSAMDASLPLDVELRRLPYLSQLQGRLVVCTAFVLASLRAAPRAMSEAVGGCSASFSTYMGERTFTLLVYLVHSQLYVTPSLWCTKGSERASAARWRQAATRTRDTLQLLQRVTLLAQQRDVRDPPAGRAYATVLPSVLHALFR
- a CDS encoding hypothetical protein (TriTrypDB/GeneDB-style sysID: LpmP.23.0460) → MQSSLVASRYAEGDVLVSSDSAVSGPSSCCVSSLSSSALLASAHRRCYNALPLPLPCFSPPKPCGVEPGSCSTISLASIGGLVGELLALLRTTEYDVYHVQCVATEAMACLQMVHLHLIERTLMDTVGLVEALPLRGEG
- a CDS encoding aldose 1-epimerase-like protein (TriTrypDB/GeneDB-style sysID: LpmP.23.0470), whose protein sequence is MFGSQPVPATATPAHGPQVDPFGESFAITLSSEHLRVQLLSHGAALNSVKVRKPHAAASGSAAAEQDGEWMDVCLGYTNPEEAFSTDAVIGHTIGRYAGRIANGELEVKNVPYTLAKNCGPHNLHGGPVGFQNKEWKYLLSDGKDETSVAFHLVSPHMDQGFPGELFVTATYSIIKSAPAPTLKYVLQASLSDNTSVDMTVINLTNHAYWNLNGVPRPAEADAVAPLPRSITNHYLQLQSRYFAVTDESSIPNGDMRPVEGTLHDYSELRCIAEGMEATKEEGRDGGGYDDPVALETWDSTLREAALLYSPATKLRMRVCTTNPVIVVYTANALPADASGAKGQRFQRHSAICLECQYFPNSPNVPAFPSTALKKGEAYKETTTHEFQFMNADITPEERQQRHHYPPS
- a CDS encoding hypothetical protein (TriTrypDB/GeneDB-style sysID: LpmP.23.0480), with amino-acid sequence MNIVTSYFLVRKLPGTLAMGGDIQKNQKARQREYMECLRLNQQHPGVASIHLIVEGLDAYEHLLEHVLCNPHFHSDPTLNSSTMPITARHRSGHVAPIVPVVRFASGMPLYADLFAYANQLLSHRLTMVCNADVYLSSDHFSLSAVQDLFRQSSTIPPPRTPLCSESHTRTTEGTEAGATRPYLAQNWGNPLALALTRYESDSPLDAPFLYDYRGSHDAFVFVPPVPPSFVRRVAHPQNSYKAENIVLHELQRSGYLTLNPTLGDGVRLVHHHAADLRQWFPPVDESRYGRAQPSTVAQAASCICEEARVRSLPLCLHKD